The Lepus europaeus isolate LE1 chromosome 6, mLepTim1.pri, whole genome shotgun sequence genome includes a window with the following:
- the FGFR1OP2 gene encoding FGFR1 oncogene partner 2 isoform X3: MDWVRGKYQEEIQELNEVARHRPRSTLVMGIQQENRQIRELQQENKELRTSLEEHQSALELIMSKYREQMFRLLMASKKDDPGIIMKLKEQHSKIDMVHRNSSEGFFLDASRHILEAPQHGLERRRWEANQNELQAHVDQITEMAAVMRKAIEIDEQQGCKEQERIFQLEQENKGLREILQITRESFLNLRKDDASESTSLSALVTNSDLSLRKS; this comes from the exons atggactgggtccgaggaaag tatcagGAAGAAATTCAAGAACTTAATGAAGTGGCAAGACATCGGCCACGGTCCACATTAGTAATGGGAATCCAGCAAGAAAACAGACAAATCAGAGAGCTACAACAAGAGAACAAAG AATTGCGTACATCTCTGGAAGAACATCAGTCTGCCTTGGAACTTATAATGAGCAAGTATCGAGAACAGATGTTTAGATTGCTAATGGCTAGCAAAAAAGATGATCCTGGTATAATAATGAAGTTAAAAGAGCAGCACTCCAAG ATTGACATGGTACATCGTAACAGCTCCGAAGGATTCTTCCTTGATGCATCTCGACACATCCTTGAAGCACCTCAACATGGACTGGAGAGGAGGCGCTGGGAAGCAAATCAGAAT GAGTTACAAGCACACGTGGACCAGATAACTGAAATGGCCGCAGTGATGAGGAAAGCCATTGAGATTGACGAGCAACAGGGGTGCAAAGAACAGGAACGGATATTTCAACTTGAA CAAGAAAACAAAGGCCTGAGAGAGATCCTTCAAATAACTCGAGAATCGTTTCTGAACCTTAGGAAAGATGACGCATCTGAAAGCACGTCACTGTCAGCATTGGTGACCAACAGTGACCTGAGTCTGAGAAAGAGCTGA
- the FGFR1OP2 gene encoding FGFR1 oncogene partner 2 isoform X4, with the protein MDWVRGKYQEEIQELNEVARHRPRSTLVMGIQQENRQIRELQQENKELRTSLEEHQSALELIMSKYREQMFRLLMASKKDDPGIIMKLKEQHSKIDMVHRNSSEGFFLDASRHILEAPQHGLERRRWEANQNELQAHVDQITEMAAVMRKAIEIDEQQGCKEQERIFQLEQENKGLREILQITRESFLNLRKDDASESTSLSALVTNSDLSLRKS; encoded by the exons tatcagGAAGAAATTCAAGAACTTAATGAAGTGGCAAGACATCGGCCACGGTCCACATTAGTAATGGGAATCCAGCAAGAAAACAGACAAATCAGAGAGCTACAACAAGAGAACAAAG AATTGCGTACATCTCTGGAAGAACATCAGTCTGCCTTGGAACTTATAATGAGCAAGTATCGAGAACAGATGTTTAGATTGCTAATGGCTAGCAAAAAAGATGATCCTGGTATAATAATGAAGTTAAAAGAGCAGCACTCCAAG ATTGACATGGTACATCGTAACAGCTCCGAAGGATTCTTCCTTGATGCATCTCGACACATCCTTGAAGCACCTCAACATGGACTGGAGAGGAGGCGCTGGGAAGCAAATCAGAAT GAGTTACAAGCACACGTGGACCAGATAACTGAAATGGCCGCAGTGATGAGGAAAGCCATTGAGATTGACGAGCAACAGGGGTGCAAAGAACAGGAACGGATATTTCAACTTGAA CAAGAAAACAAAGGCCTGAGAGAGATCCTTCAAATAACTCGAGAATCGTTTCTGAACCTTAGGAAAGATGACGCATCTGAAAGCACGTCACTGTCAGCATTGGTGACCAACAGTGACCTGAGTCTGAGAAAGAGCTGA